One window from the genome of Carnobacteriaceae bacterium zg-84 encodes:
- a CDS encoding DUF1294 domain-containing protein — translation MYHLWLFFFYNLFVFLLMGIDKYKAVYKKYRISEKILLLLFLFGGGIGGLSGMIMFHHKVRKWYFYLCASIGVCTVFLL, via the coding sequence ATGTACCATTTATGGCTATTCTTTTTCTACAATTTATTTGTGTTTTTGTTAATGGGAATAGATAAATATAAAGCGGTGTACAAAAAATATAGAATTTCTGAAAAAATATTGTTACTATTATTTCTTTTTGGTGGCGGTATAGGTGGTTTGTCAGGAATGATTATGTTTCATCATAAAGTTAGAAAATGGTATTTTTATCTTTGTGCTAGCATTGGTGTTTGTACAGTATTCCTTTTGTAA
- the hslV gene encoding HslU--HslV peptidase proteolytic subunit, with protein MKENNMTTICAVSKNGQFAMAGDGQVTMGQSVIMKGSAKKIRRLYQDKVVVGFAGSVADAITLEEKFEEKLEQYKGNLQRAAIELAKSWRSDRMLQKLEALLIVMNDKQMLLVSGTGEVIEPDDGILTIGSGGNYALAAARGLMRTDNTLSAGQIAYESLKIASEIDVFTNDNIIVEELNA; from the coding sequence ATAAAGGAGAATAATATGACAACAATTTGTGCAGTAAGTAAAAATGGACAATTTGCAATGGCTGGAGATGGTCAAGTGACAATGGGTCAAAGTGTCATCATGAAAGGCAGTGCAAAAAAAATTCGTCGTTTGTACCAAGATAAAGTTGTTGTAGGATTTGCTGGTTCTGTTGCAGATGCTATTACATTAGAAGAAAAATTTGAAGAAAAATTAGAACAATATAAAGGAAATTTACAAAGAGCAGCTATTGAGCTAGCAAAATCATGGCGTAGTGATCGTATGCTTCAAAAATTAGAAGCGTTATTGATTGTGATGAATGATAAACAAATGTTATTGGTATCTGGTACAGGTGAAGTCATTGAACCTGATGACGGTATTTTAACGATTGGGTCTGGAGGAAATTATGCACTTGCTGCAGCAAGAGGTCTTATGAGAACGGACAATACACTTTCAGCTGGGCAAATCGCTTATGAAAGTTTGAAAATTGCATCAGAAATTGATGTATTTACAAATGACAATATTATTGTAGAGGAGTTGAATGCTTAA
- a CDS encoding class I SAM-dependent methyltransferase yields the protein MLDSAQRFSHTLLTQYVKPNDFVIDATMGNGHDTLFLAQLVGKQGKVIALDIQEQALQNTTQLLQEHSALDQCELHLLNHANIYQVLNNNMSISAAIFNLGYLPKADKTIITNGDTTLQSIKQILPHLQKNGLIILVLYDGHTGGLEEKESVINYTSSLPQKEYHVLHYHFLNQQNNPPQLIAIQKR from the coding sequence TTGTTAGACTCGGCACAACGTTTTAGCCATACCCTACTAACTCAATATGTTAAACCAAATGACTTTGTGATTGATGCCACTATGGGAAATGGACATGATACATTATTTTTAGCGCAACTTGTGGGTAAACAAGGAAAAGTAATTGCTTTAGATATTCAAGAACAAGCATTACAAAATACAACACAATTACTACAAGAACATAGTGCCTTAGATCAATGCGAATTACATTTATTAAATCACGCAAATATCTATCAAGTTTTAAACAATAATATGTCTATTTCAGCCGCTATTTTTAATCTAGGTTATTTGCCAAAGGCTGATAAAACTATTATTACAAATGGAGATACAACACTTCAATCTATCAAACAGATACTTCCACATTTACAAAAAAATGGACTTATCATTTTAGTTTTATACGATGGACATACAGGAGGACTAGAAGAAAAAGAAAGTGTGATAAATTATACTTCTTCACTCCCACAAAAAGAATATCACGTATTACACTATCACTTTTTAAACCAACAAAACAACCCACCACAGCTTATTGCGATACAAAAGCGTTAA
- the hslU gene encoding ATP-dependent protease ATPase subunit HslU, translating into MVKALGKTPREIVKELDKYIIGQDNAKKAVAVALRNRYRRLQLSADMQRDVTPKNLMMIGSTGVGKTEIARRLATLVKAPFIKVEATKFTEVGYVGRDVESMVRDLVDAAIQLVDKEKKKGIYQKAEKEAIKRIAAALKPGIFKKKQQSSDLSALQNMFQGLGIPNHEEVEEVTPEIAADRRVLEKQIQDGLLDSKEVTIKLLEREKEVYGGGPAMEQLSAMQSMIGSMTPRKKITRTVTVLEAKELLIQEVSEELVNKDDIQSEALKLAESSGIIFIDEIDKITSKSDNGGQVSREGVQRDILPIVEGSQVMTKYGPIKTDHILFIASGAFHVAKPTDLIPELQGRFPIRVELVDLTQEDFERILKEPNNSLLKQYTALLETENIELIFTQEAIAKMAEIAYQLNDETDNIGARRLHTILEKLLEDLLFEAPDMPGGTITITQAYVEEKVGVISHDDKLKHYIL; encoded by the coding sequence ATGGTAAAAGCATTGGGAAAAACACCCCGTGAAATTGTTAAAGAATTAGACAAATATATTATTGGACAAGATAATGCTAAAAAAGCGGTTGCTGTTGCATTAAGAAATAGATATAGACGTTTGCAATTATCTGCGGATATGCAACGTGATGTGACACCCAAAAATTTAATGATGATTGGTTCTACTGGTGTTGGAAAAACAGAAATTGCAAGACGATTAGCAACATTGGTAAAAGCACCATTTATTAAAGTAGAAGCAACAAAGTTTACAGAAGTAGGTTATGTTGGACGTGATGTAGAGTCAATGGTTCGTGACTTAGTAGATGCGGCTATTCAATTAGTTGATAAAGAAAAGAAAAAAGGTATTTACCAAAAAGCAGAAAAAGAAGCCATTAAACGTATTGCTGCTGCGTTAAAACCAGGAATTTTCAAAAAGAAACAACAATCTTCTGATTTAAGTGCTCTTCAAAATATGTTCCAAGGATTAGGAATACCGAACCATGAAGAAGTGGAAGAAGTGACACCAGAAATTGCAGCAGATAGACGTGTGTTAGAAAAACAAATCCAAGATGGTTTATTGGATAGTAAAGAAGTGACTATAAAATTATTAGAACGTGAAAAAGAAGTTTATGGTGGCGGGCCTGCTATGGAACAACTATCTGCAATGCAGTCGATGATTGGTTCTATGACACCGCGTAAGAAAATCACACGTACCGTAACGGTTTTAGAAGCAAAAGAATTGCTTATTCAAGAAGTTAGTGAAGAGTTGGTCAATAAAGATGATATTCAGTCAGAAGCATTAAAATTAGCGGAGTCTTCAGGTATTATTTTTATTGATGAGATCGATAAAATTACATCAAAATCAGATAATGGTGGACAAGTATCAAGAGAAGGTGTTCAAAGAGATATTTTACCAATCGTTGAAGGAAGTCAGGTGATGACTAAATATGGTCCTATCAAAACAGATCATATTTTATTCATTGCATCTGGAGCCTTTCATGTGGCAAAACCAACGGATTTAATTCCGGAGTTACAAGGACGTTTTCCTATACGTGTTGAGCTTGTTGACTTAACACAGGAAGATTTTGAACGTATTTTAAAAGAACCAAACAATTCATTGTTGAAACAATATACAGCATTATTAGAAACAGAAAATATTGAATTGATTTTTACGCAAGAAGCGATTGCTAAAATGGCAGAGATTGCGTATCAATTAAATGATGAAACGGATAATATTGGTGCTAGACGTTTACATACTATTTTAGAAAAATTATTAGAAGATTTACTATTTGAAGCACCAGATATGCCTGGAGGTACGATTACCATTACACAAGCATACGTTGAAGAAAAAGTTGGCGTTATTTCACATGATGATAAATTAAAACATTATATTTTATAA
- a CDS encoding LysM peptidoglycan-binding domain-containing protein, with translation MKLLRRQTKRLYEQQKLKNSKLKQASATVGATLAVSSVAITSVQTAHAESAQQNFINTIGQYAQQIARENDLYASVMIAQAILESNWGTSRLATAPNYNLFGIKGHYNGQSVVMKTMEDNGKGELYQINAGFRKYPSYYESLQNYAQLLRTGAMGNSQFYAGAWKSRTNSYQDATKWLTGRYATDTKYAAKLNSIIATYGLTRYDSQTTVPVSTSNSVNVLANISANGQYVVQKGDTLLAICRRYGMDLATLKAINNLTSDTIYVGQILKVAGQVSEPTTPVVKEVIKQENTVSKPEVVTIVNSGTYTVKAGDTLYRIAKNNGTTVEALKEANGLSSHLIYVNQVLRLSASQASNQVVESQPKVSQPETVKPVVESAPQQVETKVEQSVKSVSSQSTHTVQKGDTLYRIAKNNGLTVSELMRLNGLNSALIRVGQVLTLSGQSTTTYVTQEIGVTHKVKAGDTLYRIAKNNGTTVEALKALNHLTSDLIYVNQTLKVK, from the coding sequence ATGAAATTATTAAGAAGACAAACAAAGCGTTTATATGAACAACAAAAGTTGAAAAATAGTAAATTAAAACAAGCATCTGCAACTGTAGGGGCAACACTTGCGGTATCAAGTGTTGCCATTACGAGTGTACAGACAGCACATGCAGAATCAGCACAGCAAAATTTTATCAATACTATTGGACAATACGCCCAACAAATTGCTAGAGAAAATGATTTATATGCTTCTGTGATGATTGCTCAAGCGATTTTAGAAAGTAATTGGGGAACAAGTCGATTAGCTACGGCACCAAATTATAATTTATTTGGTATTAAAGGTCACTATAATGGACAATCTGTTGTAATGAAGACAATGGAAGATAATGGAAAAGGTGAATTGTACCAAATCAATGCTGGTTTTAGAAAATACCCATCTTATTACGAATCTTTACAAAATTACGCTCAATTATTAAGAACAGGTGCAATGGGCAATAGTCAATTTTATGCTGGTGCATGGAAAAGCCGTACGAATTCTTATCAAGATGCAACAAAATGGTTAACTGGACGATATGCGACGGATACAAAATACGCGGCAAAACTAAATAGTATTATCGCAACATACGGATTAACACGATACGATAGTCAAACAACTGTACCAGTGTCTACATCAAATTCTGTTAATGTATTGGCAAATATTTCAGCAAACGGTCAATATGTGGTTCAAAAAGGCGATACATTATTGGCGATTTGTCGTCGATATGGTATGGACCTAGCAACATTAAAAGCAATAAACAATTTAACGTCAGACACTATTTATGTGGGACAAATATTAAAAGTGGCAGGTCAAGTATCTGAACCAACTACTCCAGTTGTAAAAGAAGTTATCAAACAAGAAAATACAGTATCAAAACCAGAGGTTGTAACAATAGTAAATAGTGGAACATATACAGTTAAAGCAGGTGATACATTATACCGCATTGCAAAAAATAATGGTACAACTGTTGAAGCACTTAAAGAGGCAAATGGATTATCAAGTCATTTAATTTATGTAAACCAAGTGTTACGCTTATCCGCATCACAAGCATCAAACCAAGTTGTTGAAAGCCAACCAAAAGTGTCCCAGCCAGAAACAGTTAAACCTGTTGTTGAGAGTGCACCACAACAAGTAGAAACTAAAGTAGAACAATCTGTAAAATCTGTGTCATCACAATCTACACATACTGTACAAAAAGGTGATACATTATATCGTATTGCGAAAAATAATGGATTAACAGTATCAGAACTAATGCGTTTAAATGGCTTAAATTCTGCGTTAATTCGTGTAGGACAAGTGTTGACATTATCTGGTCAATCTACAACAACATATGTGACTCAAGAAATAGGTGTTACACATAAAGTCAAAGCAGGTGACACATTATACCGTATTGCAAAAAATAATGGGACAACTGTTGAAGCTTTAAAAGCATTAAATCATTTGACATCTGATTTAATTTATGTAAATCAAACATTAAAAGTGAAATAA
- the codY gene encoding GTP-sensing pleiotropic transcriptional regulator CodY — protein sequence MIVEQVLSKLRELMTLLQTDRDFSDIENIAQTYKDLPFKRVAKILSGITDSNIYIVDNNGIILGYDELYTMDSPRFTAYLEQRQFPDFYIQELNKITKTYENITVDESYTAFPVENKDIFGNGVTTIIPIFVSGKRLGNLSLARIGKLFETSDLILAEYSATVVGLELLYYINHKEQEEIREKERISLAISSLSYSEKEAIRCIFSTISTLEVRITASKIATDYNITRSVIVNALRKLESAGLLEAQSLGMKGTHIKLKNNTILEELKYMM from the coding sequence ATGATAGTGGAACAAGTTTTAAGTAAATTAAGAGAATTGATGACATTACTTCAAACAGACCGTGATTTCAGTGACATCGAAAATATAGCACAAACGTATAAAGATTTACCTTTCAAACGAGTGGCTAAAATTTTATCAGGTATTACAGACTCAAATATTTATATCGTGGATAATAACGGTATTATATTAGGTTATGATGAACTTTATACAATGGATAGCCCACGTTTTACAGCTTATTTAGAACAAAGACAGTTTCCTGATTTTTACATTCAAGAATTAAATAAGATTACAAAAACATATGAAAATATCACAGTTGACGAGTCGTATACAGCTTTTCCCGTTGAGAATAAGGATATTTTTGGTAATGGTGTGACGACCATTATTCCAATTTTTGTATCAGGAAAAAGACTTGGAAATCTTAGTTTGGCACGAATTGGAAAATTGTTTGAAACGAGTGATCTAATTTTAGCAGAGTACAGTGCAACGGTAGTTGGATTAGAATTGTTATACTATATTAACCACAAAGAACAAGAAGAAATTAGAGAGAAAGAGAGAATTTCTTTAGCGATAAGCAGTCTTTCGTATAGTGAAAAGGAAGCAATTCGTTGTATATTCAGTACCATTTCAACTTTAGAAGTACGCATCACAGCATCTAAAATTGCAACTGATTATAATATTACGAGATCTGTTATCGTAAACGCGTTAAGAAAATTAGAATCAGCAGGTTTATTAGAAGCTCAGTCTTTAGGGATGAAAGGAACACATATCAAATTAAAAAATAATACTATTTTGGAAGAATTAAAATATATGATGTAA
- a CDS encoding leucine--tRNA ligase, with translation MNFNHKDIEKKWQDYWQEHQTFKTTEDDNKPYFYVLDMFPYPSGQGLHVGHTEGYTATDILARFKRAQGYNVLHPIGWDAFGLPAEQYAIDTGNDPAEFTYKNIANFRRQLKELGFSYDWEREVDTTDPNYYKWTQWIFEKLCEKDLAYEDEILVNWCPALGTVLANEEVIDGKSERGGHPVYRVPMKQWVLRITAYADRLIDDLDLIDWPENLKEMQRNWIGRSHGAQVTFSVANTKHTFDVFTTRPDTLFGATYVVLAPEHPLVKQITTSEQQEIVDAYLQDVSLKSDLERTDLAKDKTGVFTGAYAINPMTQQEIPIWVGDYVLIGYGTGAIMACPAHDQRDFDFATKFELPIIPVLTSGQEDTLPFLQDGIHINSDFLNGLNTQDGIDKAIKWLEEHQVGKQVTSFRLRDWIFSRQRYWGEPIPVIHWEDGTSTLVKEDELPLLLPKTDNIKPSGTGESPLANITEWVNIVDENGRKGRRETNTMPQWAGSSWYFLRYVDPTNTEQLADPEKLKKWFPVDMYIGGAEHAVLHLLYARFWHKFLYDIGVVPTPEPFQRVFNQGMILGPDGNKMSKSKGNVINPDDVVKTFGADTLRLYEMFMGPLDASKPWSETGLEGSRRFLDRVWRLMIDDNGKLRDRVTTFNDGKLTKVYHQTVKKVTEDYAVMHYNTAISQMMVFVNEANKMDALPVDYMRGLVQLLAPITPHIAEELWEKLGGKESISHVAWPLYDEKELVENTVEVIFQVNGKIKARQFVEVDLDKTILETLAKEHEDVKQAISGKEIVKVIAVPNKLVNLVIK, from the coding sequence ATGAATTTTAATCACAAAGATATTGAAAAAAAATGGCAAGATTATTGGCAGGAGCATCAAACATTTAAAACAACAGAAGATGATAATAAACCATATTTCTATGTACTTGATATGTTTCCATATCCGTCTGGACAAGGATTGCATGTTGGGCATACAGAAGGGTATACAGCAACAGATATTTTAGCTCGCTTTAAGCGTGCACAAGGCTATAATGTTTTGCATCCAATCGGTTGGGATGCCTTTGGATTACCCGCAGAGCAATATGCCATTGATACAGGAAATGACCCTGCTGAGTTTACTTATAAAAATATTGCGAATTTTAGACGTCAATTAAAAGAGCTAGGGTTTAGTTATGATTGGGAACGTGAAGTAGACACAACAGATCCAAACTATTATAAATGGACACAATGGATTTTTGAAAAATTATGTGAAAAAGATTTAGCATATGAAGATGAAATTCTTGTAAACTGGTGCCCTGCTTTAGGAACAGTATTAGCTAATGAAGAAGTTATCGACGGAAAAAGTGAACGTGGTGGACATCCGGTATATCGTGTACCAATGAAGCAGTGGGTATTGCGTATTACTGCTTATGCAGACCGTTTAATTGATGATTTAGATTTAATTGATTGGCCTGAAAATTTAAAAGAAATGCAACGTAATTGGATTGGACGTTCACACGGTGCACAAGTGACGTTTAGTGTAGCAAACACAAAACATACCTTTGACGTATTTACAACTCGTCCAGATACATTATTTGGTGCAACATATGTTGTATTAGCTCCTGAACATCCACTTGTTAAACAGATAACAACATCTGAACAACAAGAAATAGTAGATGCTTATTTACAAGACGTTTCTTTAAAATCTGATTTAGAAAGAACAGACTTAGCAAAAGATAAAACAGGTGTCTTTACAGGAGCTTACGCTATCAATCCAATGACACAACAAGAAATTCCAATTTGGGTTGGGGACTATGTTTTGATTGGTTATGGAACAGGTGCAATTATGGCGTGTCCTGCTCATGATCAACGTGACTTTGATTTTGCTACAAAATTTGAATTACCAATTATCCCAGTATTAACAAGTGGACAAGAAGATACATTGCCATTTTTACAAGACGGTATTCATATCAATTCTGATTTCTTAAATGGATTGAATACACAAGATGGTATTGATAAAGCGATTAAGTGGTTAGAAGAACATCAAGTTGGAAAACAAGTGACATCCTTTAGACTAAGAGACTGGATATTCTCAAGACAACGTTATTGGGGTGAACCAATTCCTGTTATTCATTGGGAAGATGGCACATCAACATTGGTTAAAGAAGATGAGTTACCACTGTTATTACCAAAAACGGATAATATTAAACCAAGTGGTACTGGAGAATCTCCACTAGCAAATATAACAGAATGGGTAAATATTGTTGATGAAAACGGACGTAAAGGACGTCGTGAAACAAATACAATGCCTCAATGGGCAGGTAGCTCATGGTATTTCTTACGTTATGTAGATCCAACCAATACAGAGCAACTTGCTGACCCAGAAAAATTGAAAAAATGGTTCCCGGTAGATATGTATATTGGTGGAGCAGAGCACGCTGTATTACATTTATTGTATGCACGATTCTGGCATAAATTCTTATACGATATTGGTGTTGTTCCAACACCAGAACCATTCCAACGTGTGTTTAATCAAGGGATGATTTTAGGACCTGACGGCAATAAAATGTCAAAATCTAAAGGGAATGTCATAAACCCTGACGATGTTGTCAAAACATTTGGTGCAGATACATTACGATTATACGAAATGTTTATGGGACCTTTAGATGCGTCAAAACCATGGAGTGAAACAGGTCTTGAAGGCTCTCGTCGTTTCTTAGATAGAGTATGGCGTTTGATGATTGATGACAATGGTAAATTAAGAGATCGTGTGACAACGTTTAATGACGGTAAATTAACAAAAGTATATCATCAAACAGTGAAAAAAGTGACAGAAGATTATGCTGTAATGCATTATAATACAGCCATTTCACAAATGATGGTCTTTGTCAATGAAGCTAATAAAATGGATGCTCTTCCAGTAGACTATATGAGAGGCCTTGTTCAATTATTAGCACCAATTACACCACATATTGCTGAAGAATTATGGGAAAAACTTGGTGGTAAAGAGTCTATTTCTCATGTTGCATGGCCGCTTTATGATGAAAAAGAACTTGTTGAAAATACTGTTGAAGTGATTTTCCAAGTAAATGGTAAAATTAAAGCACGTCAATTTGTTGAAGTTGATTTAGATAAAACAATATTGGAAACATTGGCAAAAGAACATGAAGACGTGAAGCAAGCCATTTCTGGTAAGGAAATTGTAAAAGTTATAGCTGTGCCAAATAAACTTGTTAATTTGGTGATTAAATAA
- a CDS encoding trigger factor gives MTAKWEKTGTNNGVLTFEISQDKIKEGLDKAFKRVQPKLNVAGFRKGKVPRTIFNKQFGEEALYEDALNILLPDAYDNAIEELALFPVAQPKINVKSIEKGQDWVIEAEVVVKPEVKLGDYKGLTVEKQDRTVTVEDVENELAKKQEQFAELSVKEGKAENGDTVVIDFEGFKDGVAFAGGKGENHSLELGSNSFIPGFEDQLVGTSAGDDVEVNVTFPEEYHAEDLKGQPATFKVTVKEVKSKELPALDDEFAKDVDDSVETLAELKDKLQESLQKAKDEAAQTAVEDAALRQAVDNAEIVELPEEMVHAEVHRQMDFFLNNMKRQGISEELYYQLTGTTRADLHKQMEKDADVQVKTNLVLEKVAEVENLDATEDDMNKEIEELAATYGMEIDAVRNVLNAEMLTHDIKMKKAMAVIVDSAIEK, from the coding sequence ATGACAGCAAAATGGGAAAAAACAGGCACAAATAATGGTGTGCTAACATTTGAGATTTCTCAAGATAAAATCAAAGAAGGATTGGATAAAGCGTTCAAACGTGTTCAACCAAAATTAAACGTTGCAGGATTCCGTAAAGGTAAAGTGCCACGTACAATTTTCAACAAACAATTTGGTGAAGAAGCATTATATGAAGACGCATTAAATATTTTATTACCAGATGCATATGATAATGCTATTGAAGAATTAGCATTATTCCCAGTAGCTCAACCAAAAATCAATGTAAAATCTATTGAAAAAGGACAAGATTGGGTTATTGAAGCAGAAGTTGTTGTAAAACCTGAAGTAAAATTAGGTGATTACAAAGGCTTAACAGTTGAAAAACAAGATCGTACAGTAACTGTTGAAGATGTTGAAAATGAATTAGCTAAAAAACAAGAACAATTTGCTGAATTATCTGTTAAAGAAGGTAAAGCAGAAAATGGCGATACAGTTGTGATTGACTTTGAAGGCTTTAAAGACGGTGTTGCATTTGCAGGTGGAAAAGGTGAAAACCATTCATTAGAATTAGGTTCAAACTCATTCATTCCAGGTTTTGAAGATCAATTAGTTGGTACATCAGCAGGAGATGACGTAGAAGTTAATGTGACATTCCCAGAAGAATATCACGCAGAAGACTTAAAAGGTCAACCAGCAACATTTAAAGTAACTGTAAAAGAAGTAAAATCAAAAGAATTACCAGCTTTAGATGATGAGTTTGCTAAAGATGTTGATGATTCTGTTGAAACATTAGCAGAATTAAAAGATAAATTACAAGAATCATTACAAAAAGCAAAAGATGAAGCAGCACAAACAGCTGTAGAAGATGCAGCATTACGTCAAGCTGTTGACAATGCAGAAATCGTTGAATTACCTGAAGAAATGGTACACGCAGAAGTGCATCGTCAAATGGACTTCTTCTTAAACAATATGAAACGTCAAGGTATTTCAGAAGAATTATACTATCAATTAACTGGAACAACTCGTGCAGATTTACATAAACAAATGGAAAAAGATGCGGATGTTCAAGTGAAAACAAACTTAGTATTAGAAAAAGTAGCAGAAGTTGAAAACTTAGATGCAACTGAAGATGATATGAACAAAGAAATCGAAGAATTAGCAGCAACATACGGTATGGAAATTGATGCTGTTCGTAACGTGTTAAATGCAGAAATGTTAACACACGACATTAAAATGAAAAAAGCAATGGCTGTTATCGTGGATAGTGCTATTGAAAAATAA